Proteins found in one Neofelis nebulosa isolate mNeoNeb1 chromosome 3, mNeoNeb1.pri, whole genome shotgun sequence genomic segment:
- the MAD2L1 gene encoding mitotic spindle assembly checkpoint protein MAD2A: protein MALQLSREQGITLRGSAEIVAEFFSFGINSILYQRGIYPSETFTRVQKYGLTLLVTTDPELIKYLNNVVEQLKDWLYKCSVQKLVVVISNIESGEVLERWQFDIECDKTAKDDSAPREKSQKAIQDEIRSVIRQITATVTFLPLLEVSCSFDLLIYTDKDLVVPEKWEESGPQFITNSEEVRLRSFTTTIHKVNSTVAYKIPVND from the exons ATGGCGCTGCAGCTCTCCCGGGAGCAGGGCATCACCCTGCGCGGCAGCGCCGAAATCGTGGCTGAGTTCTTCT cATTTGGTATCAACAGCATTTTATATCAGCGTGGCATATATCCATCTGAAACCTTTACTAGAGTGCAGAAATATGGACTCACCTTGCTTGTAACAACTGATCCTGAGCTCATAAAATACCTAAATAATGTGGTGGAACAACTAAAAG ATTGGTTATACAAGTGTTCAGTTCAGAAACTGGTGGTAGTCATCTCAAATATTGAGAGTGGTGAAGTCCTTGAAAGGTGGCAATTTGATATTGAGTGTGACAAGACTGCAAAAGATGACAG tgcacccagagaaaagtctCAGAAAGCTATCCAAGATGAAATCCGTTCAGTGATCAGACAGATCACAGCTACAGTGACATTTCTGCCACTGTTGGAAGTTTCTT GTTCATTTGATCTACTGATTTATACAGACAAAGACTTGGTTGTACCTGAAAAATGGGAAGAATCGGGACCACAGTTTATTACCAATTCTGAGGAAGTCCGTCTTCGTTCATTTACTACTACGATCCACAAAGTAAATAGCACAGTGGCCTACAAAATTCCTGTCAATGACTGA